atcataaaaaaattcattaaaaaatcatattttaattaaattaaaattaaaattcattaatcaAAATGCCTAAAACTAAAAATCTAATCAAAATaaacactttctctctttctctctcccgatTCTTCATCTTCaccattcttcttcttttttctgtTTTTGTTCCTGGGTTGCTAGGCTGGAGAAGATGGATGTTGACAGTGGCTGGGATTGCTTGGACCAGAGGAGGACGAAGAGCACAAATCTGGGTCTGCTTGGATGGAGCAGGGCAGTCGGTATCTGGGCTGGAGAAGATAGATCTGTGACACCGATGGGGCTAGCTTCACACGGAACCTGACCACCCCTGAGCATGGCGAGTGGCGACTCCAAAATCTCTGTCAAACCCAGATCATGTTCGTCACCCAGCCTCCCCCACCAACGACGTTGTCTAATTTGCACGACGACAACATTCCAACCTCCACTTATCCAGATCTACACTCCACCtgcgaaaagaaaaaaaaaacaagaagaacAAGATGAAGAGGGGAAGAGGAATGAGATGTAACAAAAACAAATTTTTCCTTAATTTTGTGCAAGCTAGCACACacgaaaaaaaaatgaagaatggtgaagaagatgaagaatcgggagggagagaaagagaataacgattgtttttaagaaaaaaaattagtttatatttttatttagtttaagtttaaaattcaaatcagattttaattaatttaattttgttttaagatttaatttaattttttaaattgatttttaaaattttaattatataaaattgaatatttaatattttttaattttaaataaaaattatttatttggaccAATCAATAGCTGCCACATAGGCACTTACCTGTTAGATAACGGTGAGGTACCTACGGGTGCCAAAAAAGTGTAACGGAAGGTATTTTAactgcaaaaaaaaaagagttaggtatttaagtgttataatttgcaaaacttaggtattttcgccgcaaatattcataaaatttataattttaagaaaaattaatataaggaaaaactaaTTTTACTAAGAAACACATTAATAAAAATCTATAggcttacatatatatatatatatataacaatttaaatTTGATAGTCCACCCTCAAGATTATGTAGATACATTTCTGATTGTAATCGAAGAGTCGGAGCTATGTTCCATTGCTGTTCATTTGGATCGAGTTTATCTCACCTTTCAACATGGTTGTTTGTGGTGTGGGTGGtgtatttttttactaatttattAGACTGCACTGTATATACGGTTTGAGTAATTTTTCAAACCGCAAAATGCACTGTAAATAATTTAtatctatcaccaaataatttagcaattaaaatattataattaataaataataaaactcatAACTAAAGAATGTTTAACAAGACAATAaatatacaacaaactaatagatttttaacaaaacaataaaaatacaaacaaactaataataatgtgatataaagtaaatgttttgattaatGAGGAATATATTTATGTTGAGGTAGAATATATGTTAGCATCTTatgaaatataataatttttctagatattgtgtatataatactatataaatgtatatgtatttaagtttaaatgtagtaacattgaaaaaaaatataaaaaagaattaatatatatatatataattgttatGCATATTTGCCACCTATGACACGTGGCACGCCCAAACAGATACATGGGCCCATTGAAAAGGTCTGGGCTCAACCTGGGCCCAGTGAACAATGAACAAGTAAACCTCGTTAGTCCAGATCACACGGATCCAGATACTGACAAATAGCACGAACATAGTGAAGGGGCCAGAACTAAGGTGCAGGCTCAAATCACCTTCCTGAACCTATTCATTCTATATCCTCTGTGATGTAAATTATGATGGCGGACGATCCATTCCAGGAAACAGATCCCATCAAGTGGGATCCAGGAGAAGGCACTGTCATCAAGATATctgccttggtaaatgaacccatATCACCTAGTCGGGTAGAATAAGCCCAGTCCTTCCTACAGCTGACGTGTCCCCGAGAAATTTGACAGTTGatctccctaactaacctgcagaatggggtacacacggaacgtacactgttcctaggaaatagtattgccactactctgacagatcctgtccctagGATTTCCTCGATAGCCCACGCGAATCAGTTCGTGCTAACGTACAAATGATAGTTGTAAGGCTTCACCACGCCTAAGCCGGCCCAATGTGCCCAGATTAACAACTCTTAATTATGTTACATCTCTtatattatggctccattagcgagcaattgtaattatatctctattgggctcggattagtccggcccaagtgacatgactgcctataaatatggtTAGTTGTGCATTGTATCGGGCatcccagattttctcttgtaagcaaaacgctattgaacttgcagaaaacctctattgtcaaaactctctaaagcctaatattagtgactcgtggactaatgCTCATtgatgccccaaccacgtaaaaactgtgatattatttatttcttaGCCTTTCTTTCAGGGTCTTATctcttaatatatttatagtttccaaaaaactcggtaaacaataacAATGCGGTGCGGTTTGAAccatatttataaaattcaaaactGCAAACAACATTGCACAACACAGTTTGAtaaaaatacaaaccgcaaccgCACCGCGAAAGGTTCCAAACCGCAAATTATGGTGCGGTGTGGGTGATTTGATGAACACCCGTACTTTCGAGGCTTTATAAACAATTTGGTTTATTACGTAAATTgggttaaaaaaaataaagattaaagaaACTTCATaatcattaaaaaaattcaacaatttattcacataataaaatatctaaacttcaaaacatattatatatctttaaaaaaacataaaattaaaattttcattctTAGGACTTAAAAGATTTATTTTATTAGTTATTTCAAATACAAAGTAAATCAATAATTATCATTTAAAGTTCAAAATAAGATAAATGATTGCACGTCTCTCATATGTGGTGGATAGTAAGCCTCATGTGTTCATTTTGAGACTACTCTTTTGAGTTTTGTGGAGCACTAACATGCTCTATCATATCAATATCATATATAAACAAAAGTTtggacaaaatatatatattattttgctATTTTTTGAGTTGTTTGTTGTATTTGGTATTGTTGTACTAATTtctataatatgataactttgaAGTTTAGAACATCTACTTTTTATGATTTTGCAAATAAGGGCTGATTTAGATTTGACACTGATGCAACTTTGATGAATACAAAAAGTGGACAGCAATTGATAGGAGGTGGTGAACAGTGGGTTTTGAGGAAAAAGAAAAGCACAATGAAGAATAAATTAAGGCTTGCCCAGTTAGATTTTTGTGTTTTTAATAAGAGTAATTGTGTCTTATAAAATATTCATCATTACAATAAAAGCTTGCATTCTAGTAGTAGTGCATTAGAAAAAAAATCCACTTAAGCATGACGTTGATGTTTgttttgttaattatttattttagtgATTTTTTTTCCATTTCATAACATagtaaatttttatgtttttaatcatATTCTACACCTACCTTTCTCATATGGTTCTTTCTACTTGGATCACTATTATGAATGATCAGATTGAGCTTAAACTTCTATACATCTTTCTTTTTTTTGTCAGAGACTGGGAAACTAACATCTATTCTTCTCCTTGTTTTTTGAATTTTAATTCTAAAAGCTTGTAAACATACATAACCATATAATAAGATGTCAACACTAATTACAATATTGAACTCtggtttatatttttctttcttttcttcatgcattaaactcagTAGAACAAAATCCTTTTCTCAAGAAAGAtatacaaaacaataaaaatatggaCAAAGGCAAGAAGCATTGTTACCACTATGGGGAAATTTGAAATAATAATGAATGGTATGGTGTTAAGGTAGACTAGGAGGAGAAAGTGAAGGCTTTGTCACTTTGACTTCTCCACAGTCACTGATAAAAATAGTCTTAAGAGGCCTGTTCCAGCTCGAACGTGCATTCTGAGCTCTTTCGTCCCCAAAAAACTCAGCCAAATCGTTGAATTGCCTGATCCTTTCAGCTGGTTTGTAAGTGGGTATGGCAGCAATGGCCGTCACCACATCCAAACCTGTATAATTTAAAGACCAAATCAAACTCAAACTCAATATCTCTTTCACTATAGTTGATCAAAAAAGACTAGAATTTTTTTTCGAAGAATTCATAAAACTGTAAAGTCAATAGCCCAAAAGACTAATTTTGCAATCAAACTCAAACCCAATATCATTTGCACTATAATTGAACAAAAAAGATCAGAGAAATTTTCGAATAATACATATAAAACTAAGTCAACTACCCAAAAGACTAATTTTGGCTATGGAAGAAGATGTTCTTGTCTTGTAATTCAGACCCAAATTCATCTCAAACCCAATACCATTTTCACCATATCATACATTACAGAGTAATTGTCATTAACCCAAATGCCAAATCCCCTAAATCTGAACTTCAAGCGCAGAATCGATGAGACCCTATCGAAATTGAAATCCAATTCGTCTAAAATCTACGTTCAAGTAATAAAGCAAAGAAAATGTTCTTCTAATCACTACCCAAATCCAACTCGAACCCAAAACCATTTACAACATAAGAACACATCAAAATCAGTGTAAATGTAAGCAAAATTTGACTACCCAGAAAGTTAATTCGTCAGAAGCATACCTTCAAGTACTGAACCGAAGACAATGTTCTTGTAATCGAGCTCGGGGCAAGGTCCAGGGCCGGTGGTGATCAAAAACTCGACGTTGCGGTATTCTGGGTCGAGCTTGATATCCTCGTCGTCGTCGTTTTCGGATAGGCAGAGCGAGAGTAGACCAGGCTTGGAGTGGGTCAGAGTGAAGGATTTGGAGTCCACAGTCTCAGCGTTTCTGGTCAACCCCATGGGGCGACGAACCTCACCGGGCTTGTCGCCTTGGCGGCCGGCGAGAAGGAACTGACCAGGGAAAACCTTGTGGACCAAAGTGCCCTTATAGGTGGACGCAGACGAAGACGACGTCGTATTGGTGCACATTGACTTGAAATTAGCGACGGTGAGAGGAACGACTCGGCCGTAGAGGCCGAGGACGACCCGACCCAGGAGTACGGATTCGGAGCAGAGTGAGGTGATGTCATCAGCGAAGGTTCTTTCGGGTCGGAAATAGTTTGGGCAGAGGCTGAAGTCCATGAATACCCGGTCGGTCACAGTGGTGTCCGGCGGCGGAGGCGTCGTGGCAGCGGTGGCTGTAGCAGTGGAGATGGAGAGAGAGGTGGTCGTGGACAAGAGGAGAGAGCGGCGGGTCAAGTTGAAGCGGAGCGGTTTCGGGTCGGGTCGTGTGTGTTGGTGTTGGGAGAGAATGTGGATGTGGCGGGGAATAGGCGGCGGTGAGGTGATTGAGTAGCCCATGAGGAGGGTCCGATGGAGGAAGGGAGCATGGTAGTTTGGGTGTGGATATGGCGAAACTGAACAGAGGCAATGCTATTGGATGTTGGTGGCCACAGAGTTGGGTTGTGGGACCCATATCCATTGGAGACGATCGTACAGATGTACAAATGATCTTTATGCGAGTTAATGGTACATTACGACTTGTCGTTTCCAACAAGAGTAATGCTTATTACGAGTACGACGACAAATAGTCTGGTCTATGCCGCTTTATGTTATTGGGTGCAAAAATGGGTCTCAATATAAGAAAATTTGATCGTTTATGCATCTtaatataccttatttattctatAGGATAACTTTAGTAATCAtttaaaatatgtcattttctaaAATTTTTACCAAACTACCCATTCCATTCAATAACCCCTCATTCTCTCTAACTTCACACTCTTTCTCTCCCACTTTTAAGATTTCTCTCACTTTTTCTCCCTCACGAATCTCAGCCCATAACCACTCACTTCCACCTCCTTCACAAATATTGTCGACCACCACACAGAGTCTTCTTCTCGTTGTTGACGACCACCACAAAACCACATCTTCCTAAAAAAAAGGTTTTGAATCTAGTTATTTAGTGTAAATGTGATGATTCTATGATACTGAACACTTTAAAATAAGATTTTGAATAAGTTTTTAGTATCTAGGTTTAATTAAAATCGATTAATGGATGATTACATTTTGAAGGTGATTATGAGTTTGAAAATTTGGAAAACCAGGGTTAGCGATGTCTTTACGATGGTTAACGACTgctgacggtgaaatctcgtcaacgaaattagatcggaaaactcaaaggtaagttaggTGATATTAATATAAGAATTTAGGATAAACTTTAAGGACAAGTAaaaacagatcaacaatggagcaagcctctgtatatttctcaatagcctctgcatacaatgacttctccaacccccttcaatgttgaagaggggttccttttatagggggctctaatggcccctgatacattgtggtccatgggACCAATTTATACACAAGTACgctatcaggagagtggtataAGATGTAGTGGTCTctgctctggtacatggtcagagtttgtgggagcacctcagcttttgtactcgGTCATGCCTCCATTACTTgctttgtacgggtgtcagaggtgggctggtgaggaccacaacaagTACTTTGTTTGTACGGCCACTACTTGTTTGACATGGGCCTTGTTTCCGTACTTTACTTCCTTTTAGTTCGTAGGTGCACTCCGTACCCCTCCTGCCTTCGCATCAGATCACTGTGAAGCCTTCCCTTAGGTCCTTGACCTTACATTCTATGAGTCCCACAGGAAGAAAGGTGTCCCGTAGAGGGCACCCCAGCGTTAGTCGATAGTCTCATTCACAAGACCAATGCCCCGCGGTCCCCATGCGCATGGGGCCGCGAGACCACCAAGGACGAGGCTGTCCTGCTGCCTAAGGTCCTTCTCGTGACACATTCCCAGATGCGTGAAGTGAGGCAGGGTCGCTTGGGGGGCCTGAGATGCAAGCCGAGGCGAGGCGTTGGGCATCTCCCGGGCGTGAGGTATGCCTAATAGGTGTTAGGTGTCGTTGGCGTGCGACCCGTTGCACGTGGCATATCCTAGGGGCGAGGCGCTCCCCCTAGGCACGAGATGCCTACCCCGGATGCGAGGCACCCCTCTTAGGCGCGAGGCGCCGTGGACGCGAGGCGCATCCTCCGGGCGCGAGGTGCCCCTCCCAGGCGTGTGGTACTGGTGATGTGAGgtaggggcctcgcgagaggttGTGCGAGGCTAGGCCTTGCGAGACGCACATGCGCCAAGGCAGAGGCCTCGCGAGGGGGGTGTTCGGCTGCGACGTGCGAGCtgcctcgctgggtgcgccgtAGGTGGTGCGAAgctgggcctcgcgagatgcacaTGCCCAGTGAGGTGCCGAGGGCGCGCCGAGGGTGATGCGAGgttgggcctcgcgagacgcacatGCGCTGAGGCAGGAgtgaggcaggggcctcgcgagggggGTGTGCGGCTGCGACATGCGAGCCGCCTCGCTGGGTGTGCCGAGGGTGGTGCGAAGCTGGGCCTCGTAAGACGCACATGCCCAGTGTGATGCAGAGGGCGTGCCGAGGGTGATGCGAGgctgggcctcgcgagacgcactTGCCCGGGTGATGTCGAGGGGTGATGCGAGGCCGTTGCAAGAGGACGGTGGCCCGAGCATCTCGCGGCTCAGACatgtatttaggcctttatgTGACCCTAGCACGCACCTTGGATCTTTTATaaaggccatacttcacggctcactaggtgatgcttcccttgggacaatctctcggtttcacaagacttataggtctgagcctgataatgtgactaagtgacctttagccttgtattttcaccatgtactggggatttttttctcggtggatttttggcatccacacttgccccccagtctatagggaggcctttaggcgttcttgtagactcttctctttctttttattttctattttattttatttcatatatatatatttttcatgctcgaggtcctttggagcccacgcgaaagggggttcgataggtctctctttggtgcaccttgattgtatctataaggatatgttgaccctttgggttctagctatccttttatctatttttgcgcgcgcttattatttcttgcgagaagcgtccttctcgtcatttggcatagtattatttttgcaagcgtcttctttgagaccctttttgcaagcgtctactttgagaccctttttcgcaagcgtctactttggagaccctttttggctgcctctacttttgagacccttttcgcaagcgtctacttttgagacccttttctcaagcgtctactttggagaccctttttgcaagcatctactttggagacccttttctcaagcgtctactttggagaccctttttgcaagcgtctactttagAGACCCTTTTTTgaaatttttgaggtgatctcccctctggtcgggactttcatggctagatggtcttcgttcaatcttaaacttggtcagcgacccctctagcacgacgcccccttctatatggaatcttcagatgtATTGGTAGTGGGGCaactggaggaaggtttgctttcttcaacatggaaattcttatggccctcttccacacgtatgtacttctgtgctctctctcgaagtcatccaaattcgaaacttctcttttgagcatgctaccccataacttgcttcctggatgaattccggctgtaatagccatcttgagctccactttggttaaacctcccacctttgttgcttctatactgaacctatggatgtagtccttcagactttcattctcgccttattttatgttagcgaggctggtagttggcatgccgtaatcacaggctgcatggtgctGCTAAAGAAACTCAtaagagaattgttgccatgactcgattgttcctggtcttaacctcttgaaccacttttacgccactcctttaagcgtaacgacaaagcaataccactttgccctgttgttgacccctcttaacttcatcaagttattgaaggactctaagtgatattttgggtctgtagtaccctcgtacggagtcatgtgaggctctctgaagccagtgggcatttgctcagcctgaatctcccttgtgaagggtgaatcacggtcgaattcttcatcatccatgtgccccccaagtgcagtggtgatcttgccccgagggcttcgcattttggtgattagtcccctcctctttctgcataaggagtcttgcgggttctcgggctgatcccttgccttgatTGTCTTCCTCGGGGGAACCGCAGGGGgtgcgtttcttacttctgacctcttcccatggagctcttttcttaggctagggggtgcctcttttgaggggacttcggcctcgttcttacgaccatcatcttccctccacctttgctcctggggacattttgtcggcctaggtcccccatggtactttgtctggggggttttactggtggaaagttaggttcccccatcgtctttggggacaatgttttcccctttttcatgctccttccctttatgcttagggaggggtatgcttgacttcccttgcagtaggtcgcttaaaacctcctgcatgttctctatcgtggtttccagcctccgagtctttttatgcaacttgtgaatctcatccttgtagaagcgagtccttgagctggaacttaccgagcgtaccccagGACCCTcgcctggccagtgcgtcgagggacctgggtcttggtggcctgagcgtggtgtcAACGGGGGCCGggggccggttaagtggatacactagtggctctgaatgacctccgtcgggctggatagctggggacgatgcttccctcttcttccctgggggaagaggttcctccGGTCTACCTCCATGCTTAGACGGAGGGGgatctttcttggaagccctccgctctacttcgttCTGGCGAACCTCATCCTCTTGTATTTGCCGTaagcgttttgaacgtcttaacatctttctttgttggaagtgatggaagaaaactggcttgatgcttgttcttcccacagacggcgccaaactattgacggtgaaatctcgtcaacgaaattagatcggaaaactaaAAGGTAAGTTAGGTGATATTAATATAAGAATTTAGGATAAACTTTAAGGACAAGTAAAAatagatcaacaatggagcaagcctctgtatatttctcaatagcctctgcatacaatgaattctccaacccccttcaatgttgaagaggggttccttttatagggggctctaatggcccctgatacattgtggtccatgggACCAATTTATACATAAGTACGCTATCAGAagagtggtatcagatgtagtggtgtcTGCTcgggtacatggtcagagtttgtgggagcacctcagcttttgtactcggt
The Humulus lupulus chromosome 6, drHumLupu1.1, whole genome shotgun sequence DNA segment above includes these coding regions:
- the LOC133782864 gene encoding peptidyl-prolyl cis-trans isomerase CYP28, chloroplastic; the protein is MGYSITSPPPIPRHIHILSQHQHTRPDPKPLRFNLTRRSLLLSTTTSLSISTATATAATTPPPPDTTVTDRVFMDFSLCPNYFRPERTFADDITSLCSESVLLGRVVLGLYGRVVPLTVANFKSMCTNTTSSSSASTYKGTLVHKVFPGQFLLAGRQGDKPGEVRRPMGLTRNAETVDSKSFTLTHSKPGLLSLCLSENDDDEDIKLDPEYRNVEFLITTGPGPCPELDYKNIVFGSVLEGLDVVTAIAAIPTYKPAERIRQFNDLAEFFGDERAQNARSSWNRPLKTIFISDCGEVKVTKPSLSPPSLP